The Variovorax sp. S12S4 genome includes the window TGGTGCCGTGCTGCCGCTCCTGGCCCTGGTGCTGCGCAACGTGGCCCGCACCGAACTGCGGGTGCTGCAGCAGCTTGCGGGCGAGATCGAGAAGCGCAGCGGCTCCGACCTGCGGCCCATTGCCCTGCCCGGCCTGCCGCGCGAGCTGCGCTCCGTGGGCGATCACGTCAACAGCCTGCTGGAGCGGCTGTCGCATTCGCTCGATGTCGAACGTGCCCTGGCCGCCAACGCCGCGCACGAGCTGCGAACGCCGCTGGCCGCGGCTCGGCTGCGCCTGCAAACGGCGCTCGAGCACGATCTTCAGCGCAACGATGTGCAGGCCGCGCTCGATGCGCTGCAAATGCTCAGCCACCGCACCGAAAAGCTGCTGCAACTGTCGCGGGCCGAGTCGGGCGCGTCGCTCGCGCGGTCGCGGGTCGACCTGGTCCAGCTTGCCGGCACCGTGGTGCAGGAGTTCTGGAACGATCCGCAGGTCAACGAGCGGTTGGGCCTCAAGCTGCCCGACAGTGCCGCCCCGGTGGCAGTGGGCGACGTCGACGCGCTCGCGATCGCGCTGCGCAACCTGGTGGAAAACGCATTGCGCTACAGCGAGGGCGCGCGCGTGGTGGTGGAGGTGATGGCGCCCTGCACACTCGCGGTGCGCGACTTCGGGCCCGGCGCAAGCGCGGCGCAGCTCGCCTCCTTGCAGGAGCGCCATGTGCGCCACAGCTCGGACCGCGCGGGCTACGGGTTGGGCCTGTCGATCGTCGGCACCATTGTCGAGAAGCACAACGCAACGCTCGAACTGGCATCGCCCCCAGCGGGTGCCGCCAGCGGTTTCGAAGCGCGCATCGTGCTGCCGCCGGCCTGAGGCCAGGGCGTCAGCGGCCTGCGGGCTCCTTCTGCGGTGCGAAGCCGTAGGAGTTGTCGAAGCCGAACTGGCGGGCACTGTACATCGCGCCCATCTTCTTCACCAGGTGCCGTTGCACTGTTTTCGGCAAGGCGAAGTAGCCGCTGTTGCCAGTCGTCCTGCGCTGGCCGTCGAGTTGCCCGGTAACGGCATGGATGGTCGCCTTGCGGCCCTGGTGAAAGGCAATGATCTTTGCGCGCCCTGAAAACGGATCGACATTGACGTGTCCGTCGTCCTCCGGTTCGAAGAAGCGGTAGACAAGAACAGGGTCCACCAGGCCATCGCCGTCGATGTCCGTGAACTCGAAGAGCCTGGTGCGGAAGTTGACGCCCACCGCCTGCTCGCCGGCAAAGTCGCGGATCGCCCATTGCCTGGTGAGCAGGTTGTCGCTGTCCACCTTGTAGAGCGCGGCGTGGACGGCCGAGGACAGCAGCTCTTCGGGAAACGGGCGATCCTGTTTTTCGCCGAGCAGCAGCGCGTAGCTGCCGGATTTGTCGGTGTAGCAATACCGCTTGAACAGCGGAAACTCGACGCCCGACTTCTTCAAGGCATCGGCACTCAGGAAAGGCGCGCCGGCGGCACATTCGCGCGGGGCAGCGGTGTTCTGCGCATGGCTCCA containing:
- a CDS encoding sensor histidine kinase — its product is MSAPFPNSGRDTLAGRLTRTLIVWVGGVWLLCVLAVVWYVDREINHNFDNELVEVSHRMFDMAVQELDKLQQTGTPAETPLIAPKQLFSADAVKYQVVDIHEQVLLRSAEAPTNAFDVPLASGFANNQTWRIYTVRHPTRPLYFQVADPLDERRSALNRTLFGLIIPLGAVLPLLALVLRNVARTELRVLQQLAGEIEKRSGSDLRPIALPGLPRELRSVGDHVNSLLERLSHSLDVERALAANAAHELRTPLAAARLRLQTALEHDLQRNDVQAALDALQMLSHRTEKLLQLSRAESGASLARSRVDLVQLAGTVVQEFWNDPQVNERLGLKLPDSAAPVAVGDVDALAIALRNLVENALRYSEGARVVVEVMAPCTLAVRDFGPGASAAQLASLQERHVRHSSDRAGYGLGLSIVGTIVEKHNATLELASPPAGAASGFEARIVLPPA
- a CDS encoding M949_RS01915 family surface polysaccharide biosynthesis protein — translated: MQLKKALALACLALLAGWSHAQNTAAPRECAAGAPFLSADALKKSGVEFPLFKRYCYTDKSGSYALLLGEKQDRPFPEELLSSAVHAALYKVDSDNLLTRQWAIRDFAGEQAVGVNFRTRLFEFTDIDGDGLVDPVLVYRFFEPEDDGHVNVDPFSGRAKIIAFHQGRKATIHAVTGQLDGQRRTTGNSGYFALPKTVQRHLVKKMGAMYSARQFGFDNSYGFAPQKEPAGR